From one Amycolatopsis sp. FDAARGOS 1241 genomic stretch:
- the pcp gene encoding pyroglutamyl-peptidase I, translating to MTVLLTGFAPFGGSATNPSWRAAGLVAGRRDDVVAVELPVEFGASLPALRAAIEAHGPDLVVCAGEAGGRDEVTPERVAINVVDARIPDNAGRQPVDVPVVAGGPAAYFTTLPVKAAVAAIQARGVPAAVSYTAGTYVCNQVFYGLMHLLATDFPALRGGFVHVPSAPEQVACGEPALAVEESATALEAVIDAALTTSEDLHVAAGTLN from the coding sequence GACGAACCCGTCGTGGCGGGCGGCGGGGTTGGTGGCAGGCCGGAGGGACGACGTGGTGGCCGTGGAGCTGCCGGTGGAGTTCGGTGCGTCGCTGCCGGCGTTGCGGGCGGCGATCGAGGCGCACGGGCCGGACCTGGTGGTGTGCGCGGGTGAGGCCGGCGGGCGCGACGAGGTGACGCCGGAGCGGGTGGCGATCAACGTCGTCGACGCGCGGATCCCCGACAACGCCGGGCGGCAGCCCGTCGACGTGCCCGTGGTGGCGGGCGGACCGGCGGCGTACTTCACGACGTTGCCGGTCAAGGCGGCGGTGGCGGCGATCCAGGCGCGGGGCGTGCCGGCGGCCGTGTCGTACACAGCGGGGACCTATGTGTGCAACCAGGTGTTCTACGGCCTCATGCACCTGCTCGCCACGGACTTCCCGGCGCTGCGAGGCGGATTCGTGCACGTGCCGTCGGCGCCGGAGCAGGTCGCGTGCGGTGAGCCGGCGCTCGCCGTCGAGGAATCGGCCACGGCGCTGGAGGCCGTGATCGACGCGGCACTGACCACGAGCGAAGACCTGCACGTCGCGGCCGGCACGCTGAACTAG